From Punica granatum isolate Tunisia-2019 chromosome 1, ASM765513v2, whole genome shotgun sequence:
CACACTTAAAGAAGATGCCATGTATCTTGTGCTCCCAGATAGAGGAATCCTTTTCTGATAATTTACTTGCTCCAATTACTTTCATTTCGGTGTTTCAAGGAAGCCAGTCAttgcatcttttttttttctttttcggtaaAGAGTCATTGCATCTTTTGAATCCCAAGAAATTGTGGTAATTTTCTTCGAATTTTGAGCTCTTTGATAATCTGTACACCTTTTGTGCAGGTGGATATAAGGATAGCACCAGGAAGTCATGCAACTGAAGCTGCAGGTCTGTCACTGAGTTTCCCCGTTTTCATTTGTGTGAAAATGCACCTTAGAataatgcatttttatttattaaatgagGATAATGTGGAAGGAGCTACAGTTGCTGAGTGAAAAGAgtttggaaaaagaaattactaATTTTTTACCAATGTGTCGTCCGGATAGGCTAGAAGTGAGGAGTGCATCTATGCGCTATCTACACCATTTGACACCaagttctgcatttacattatcAGTATATCTATAGACGTGATAGGAAGTCTTATACATTACACAAGCAACATAACTACTACTCTGAAAAATATGATTTAACTTATTGTGATTTGAACTGGTAAAATGATAACTCATCATGATTTGAACGTGATTTATGACACAATTATCTAACTCAGTCATCCCGGTGATGGCTTCATATGTTCTTTGAGTATTCTCATGATGAAGTTTCTCTTGTTTTGGGAAAATGCAGTGAATAAACAGCTAAACGACAAAGAGAGGGTCGCAGCAGCTCTGGAGAACCCAAACCTTGTGGAAATGGTTGACGAATGTCTCGCCCCCACGTATGGCTTTTCCAATTAAACTCTTATGCCGAATTTAATGTAGCTTGGTAGCTCTACAAAGCCTCTTCCCTCCCGCTCTCACAGTCATAGTTTTAATCCTCTTTGGGCACAAATCTCCCATGCAATTTCAGTGACATAGCTGCACATAAGTTTGAAAGAGTAGCGTTATTTGTGTTTGTGAGTTTAGCTGAATTTCGGCCATTTCTTTTGAGTTTCCTACAGtcaattgagttttgatttcaTATGCATGCAGTGCACAGGAGTAAAGATGTTTGTACCGAGTTATTTATAAATGGATTACGTGAATTTCGTTTAAATATAGCCTCGATACTTTTACAGAGGATTGTTCTACCAAGCAGGATCTATGCGTTGCTTTTTCCGGAAAATCTTTTCCTCTCCCATGTGCTTGTATTAACCAGAAAACGCCCTAATGCTGCCTTTTGGCAGTCAGGATAGAGGTTAGGATACGATCAATTTTGACACGATAGTCACCGGACAGGATAAATAATTTGGATTCAACATCAAGAGACACCGAAAGAAATAACACCTGCCTGGTGAGTATTCTCGGCTATCGCTGGATTGACATTGCCATGGCTATCCCCAGTCCATGAAACCAGGCTTGGCCCTGGGTAAGGCAGTACTTCTTAGCTATCACTACAGCGCACAGACTACACCCACCCGACACTCCGCAAATTGTAGACGCTTCGAATCCGATTGCAAATCGAACCTCAATCCTAATCTGATTTAGAGCAGTTATATCATAATCATGTGCAATGCAAACTTGCTATCGACCAGAGTAAAAATGAGGAATCCATAAGATGAATAAAGTGGCTTCATTGCAATTGAATAATTACCCATTGATCTGCATGAGATTCTCCAGAATTAAAAGTTTCCAACATTATCCACAGAAACAGTGGATCAAACTTCtgatttaaatgaaaaatcacAGATTACCATTGTCCGTTTTCTGATGACTCTGCAATGAGTAAAAACCAATTACCCAAAAACTAGATCTCCGTGTCATCTAAAAGTTCATTGGAAAAAGGATCAAAACTCTCAACTCGAGTTCAACGCAGCGGTGCCACTTCCGGGGAAACACAGTTTAGAAAACAAGGGACATGAAAGCAATATAGGGACGACATGGATGCTCTTCCTGCGCCTGTCTGTCTCCTCCTTTCCCCTCCAAGCTTAGAAATAAGGTTGTTACAACAGCGGCAGATGAGAGAACATAATCACGAAGCTACGAGATCAGGTGTTTCTGCTTCGATGGACAATAATGCTGAATGTACTTTATCCATCCAGCCATCCAGGCGGTCTCGGAGTGATTTGATCTGTTGGATTCCCAAAACTCTTGGTTGCACCCAAGAGACATGCACTGTTCCCTCCACTTGGTCAATTATACCCTCGATAAGGTGAACCTGAATTGAATGCCAGCATAAGAAAGTCTTTAACAAGCAGATATGTTTAAGACAAGACCTATACAATCAACGATATTTAGTCCTACGAATATACTGCAAGTGAACCCAGCACTGTGGAACAAGGCTGAGGAGGACAATAAAAGGCATCATACAAACTAACAAGATCCAAAACCtccatcaaaaaaaaaaagttgtccCAGATGCAGGGAGGCGGAGAAAGAGAACTGCCTATTTATAATTCGTTTGTTACTAGAAATAGCTCTACGTTTCACTAACTAATTACAAATCCCAAAGCTTTATTAACTTACAGAGAGGCTCTTCATGAGAAGATGCTCAACGTCCTCTACGGAGAGCTTCGTGCGCTCCGCAATTATACTCAAGGGAATTGTTCGATCCTCAGATGGCCGACTGCAACAAATGTTCAACACAGCAACAGCAAACACAGTAACTTCCTGTTCAAGCCAAATAACCACAGATTCTCAAATGATCACAGAAGTAAATATGTTACCTGAAGATGATCTCCATCAGGCAAAGTATGTTAATCTTTTCCAATAGCTTCTTCTCATTTTCAACCAAACCTGGTTGCGCCGTAAGAGCAGCATTATGCACACGGCATAACTCCTGATATCGTGCTAAGTCACCACTGTTGAATGCTTGGAGAATATAGTAGAGCCATTCCACTTTTGTACCAACAAGACTCTTTATCTGTCACAATTACAAAATGTAATGTCCAGATCAACGGAGGCACAAATTACATGATAAACTCCGTGCTTGAACATCAAAAGGAAattaaatgaaacaaaagCTACCAGTTAAAGACTATCACACTTTAGAAATTAAGTTTAAGAATAAATTCATTAGTGAGCATTGCAATGCCAGAAAGAGATATCTGTATGTAACCTACATTAGTATAGTTAGgataaaagaaagaagcaaTCAATTTCTGGAGCGTCAAGCTCATGCTTCTCCAATAGAGTTTGTAAAGGAAACGTGAATCTAAGCTGACAGCTCCCAAAGTGACACAGTGCTTCTCTGAAAGAGTTTATAAAGGAAACGTGAATCTAAGCTGACAGCTCCCAAAGTGACACAGTGCTTCTCTGAAAGAGTTTACAAAGGAAATGTGAATCTAACGGCCAGTTCCAAAATGAAACAGCCCCAAAATTAACACGTGCTCAATTAGAAACGAAACAACAATTTCAGAAGGCACCACCTGCTCAGCTTTGTTTGGGTACCCACCACAGCTGCGTTACTATAGGGGTTGCAGTCTTGGTGTGGCATCCTCAGCAATAACTTAGGGAACAGAGTAGCTAGAAGCATGACTTTAAGTTTTTGGTATGTCCAAAGTGAAAGGAACAAAAAACACATCTGATACATGATCAAAAGTTATTATATTCAAATCCCGTGACCAACAGTGAaccaatcttttttttattgttgaaTCTCTCTAAGATGATCAATGTGTGATATTCCGAATCATCATTACCAATTGAATTAAAGGTTAGCATAGTTAGGCATGCAAAGCAAATGAGCATCAGCATCAATTCATTGATGCACGAGAGCTAACATGACAAAGATTTCATTAAACAATAGGAAGAGGAGCAGCGAAGTTGATCCATTCCCACAATTGTGGAACTGGAGAAAATACTTATTCACCGTACACCATTATTTTCCATCCCAACACCCCTTATTATTATAACTTCATTTACAACTTCAACCAGAAATCCACACTTCTATAGATAGACATAAAAATGTCCATCAACATCAAGTGGTAGTAAAAGCTTGAAAGGAAAACAAAGCTTAATACATTGTAGACCAAGGTGAGTTTCTTTACGAGTCAATATGCCATCTCTTGCAGAAACATGCCTACTAAATTGCTCGAGTTAAGTATGTATAATAATGAAACTAAATGCTAAACAATCAGCAAGATATGGACTTCAACAAAGTAAATAATGTTAGACACTTGCTGACTTTCATAGCAAgcaaatgcaactaacacaaGTCTAGAACTGCTACCATTTCACCTTTTGACACAAACTATAATGAGGCAGCAGTTCTCAAATGAGAAACAATCTTCTAACAGGTACAATCAAATTACAATCTTTTACACAAACATCCAAGTAATTATCTTCAGTTTCCTTGTAAACCGTCATAATGTCCCTTCAGAATTTTATGCTgtaaagtatatataaatactaaAGCATGAACCAAATATATGTGAGTATAGACGTATACAAACTGCTGATCATAATTAATTctattgattctgcatttcaAGGAAAATTATTACAAGCCCAGCTACACCAACAGAGCTAAAATCAAGAACAGCAAAGGATTAGGTTGACCTCTCAACTGCCATTTTTTCCACTATTTTGCTAGGCAAATCACATGCCTATATATCAGCAATAAAGCATTAAACAGGATGAAACCATCAACAAAGACAACAAAACTATTCCTCCAACGAAACAAGTGAAATAAGCGGAGATTTTGCAAATGTCAAAGAAAGCTTGCATTCTCAGACCATCTAACTACCCAAACTAAAATGCATTAGAAATgattatttgtaaaatataaCATTTCAGGGATGCGAGAAACTTACAATGGGATGAGCTAATAATTCTCCAAAGTTGTAAACATTGTCTCCCAGCAACGCGGAGAGGGACAAATCAAAAGCCAAATCCTACAAGGGGACGATTAAATTGTTAAAACtgtaatgaaatatttaagaCTCGAAACAGTTtccaaaaaagagaaataactCAAAACAGTACAAAGAATGCAAATCCAAAATGAAATTAGATATCTCTAGCTGCTGGACCTAGGTGGCACAACAAGAAACACGGTTTATAACTACAGATGCCAAGAGCTGAATCCCTATCGTCCAtctaattatatatcttttgGTAAGAGAAAGCACGAACAAGGTACCACCAGAACAGATATATACCTGCTTAAATGAATCTGACATAGACTCCACAGATGTATATGCCAAATAAAGAAGTGCATTTCTGTAGAATTCAGCATACTCCCTCCGAACTTTATGATACTGACAAGAAACCCAGTAATAGCTGGCATAAACAGATGGATCTATGTCAGTCATACTGTCCAGGGTGCTTTTCCCTTCTTCAAGGAGTTTTTTGCACTCTTTCTGGTCATAATCAAGCTTGAACAGAGCTATCTGCATCTTAATATAGAGGATAGGCTCCTCTATACGCTGCTCTCTAGTAGCTTGAAGCTTTTCCATAACCCCTTCCAGATAGCTGATGGCAGCTTCTCTCTCTGCATACTGCCGTGAGACTATAACAGCAAAATGTGCTAGCTTGAGGAGATTAATTTTGGTCTCAAAGTCGGTGATGAAATTGTGATACAACTGAATCAACAAATCTCCAgcctgaaaaaaaatatcagcAGAATGATGATTTAAACTTAGATTTcgtaatgaatatatatacgaAGTTCACATTTGCCGAGGTAGGAATATCTCTAAGAAACCCCAAAGCAAGGTCAAATCCAGATATTGCATCACAAGATGACCTCCAAAATAATATCTGGTCCATGGACAGGGAAACAACCAGATATAATCTGCCCTAATGCcaagataataaaaaagatatttgCAAAGGCCTTATAGTTTTCAATTTCTGGAAGAAACTACCCAAATTGATGTCACCAAGTTTCATGCCTAGTTTATAGAATCTTTCAATATCTGCTAAGAAGTCCAACACCAATATCCATATGTTCTCAATAATGCATAGATGGATGTCgaacaaaggaaaaatatgACAGACTCACACAAACATGCAATAAATCACATGCGAAATATGTATTACAAGAAAGTGATCTTCAATACAACTATtcaaggggaaaaaagaaaaggaagtgCTACGCAACACCGGATTTCATTATCTGGATACCCAAGTTAAGAAAAGGAAGTGCATAATTTCATTGACTGTGTCCTAAAATTCAGACATTATTAAACCCTACTTTGTTAAGATGCAATCCAGAGAAGCCCGAAAGACTCGAAGATGCTGTTCTGCGAGTTTATAGATACATCTAATCATCATCACTCTTTTTGGCATTTAAAACTTGATGATAAACGACTCTGAACGAAATGCCTCTCCTGCGGAACAATTGTTCATAGCAGGAGCAAATAAAGGCAACTGCTAAAACTGTACATTAGGATACAACTTCCCCTCTTCAACTTGATAATTAAGTTGATCCAACTTCCCCACTAATTTCTTGGCCACAGAAACATCTTTGAAGTATCTTTCCTCTGCCAGTTTTCAGGTAACAAATATATGCCTCCACACTGCTGTCGACCAACAGAATTTGCAAGTAAGGCCCGGCACTTAATACGTCAGTGTGTGCATCTTTTCAAGAACAGAAAAAGTGGCATGTCTTGTAcaaccaaacaggccctaaAATCCCAAATTCACCGAATTCAAGATCTTCAGAGCCATACTAACTGCGCCGAAGTAGGTGGCAGGAACTGAAACTAGCAGAGCTCCTCTACTAGTTACTAACCTAGAAATGCCAGAAAACAAGGAAACGCGAGTATCGTCGCATTTTTAGAGCTAAGCAGAGGCTGCAATAAGATCCTTACAAGAGCTAAAACAGCGTTCGCGGCAGTAACCCTAAATTAGTAAACGCCATCGAGCTAAAACACCCTCCGCACGCAACCATAAGGTCACAGACAATCAACAAACAGTCGCCTCCATGAGATCCATGACCGAAAATTAAGCTAAAGaaaaagcagcagcagcacatGTACACGGAACAAACGGAATACCCAGGCGCAGAAGAGGGGGAGGCGCAAGAGATTAAAGTGGGAGACCTGAGAGACGGCGTGGGCGACGAACTGCTCGAGCTTGAGAGTAAGCTGGTGCCAGAGCTTCTTCTGGTACAGATCGGCGAGGGCGTTGGACCACTCTGCCATCTCCGGGTGCGCATTGCGCAGGGAGTCCAAGTATTGCAGAGCAGCCATGGCCGACtcgagagaggagagagggaagtgtgaatgagagagagagagagtcatCTGTTCCgttcaatatataattttttaatcaattttttcgaggagagagaaaaactaaaatcctctctctctctctctctctctctctctctctctctctctctctcttccctctctctcttctctctatttttccttctttttttttttttttttttcctttttcttttgaggCATTTCTTTCCTTGATATAAACGAAACGGATCGAGAATTTGGTAGAAAGAAGGACAGATGGACGCTGGTTTTTCCGGTTccgggtcgggtttgggcatACATCGTGGGCCGGGTTACGCCGGActgaattttaatttcctgTTTGCCTGAGTCCTAATCATAGTCTTTCTATTCGGACGGGCGGTCCGGGGGTCCAAAAACATTaaggggccgtttggattcagagttaaagttactttgattttgattttaatttttattgtggaaaatgacaaatgagatgtgattataaatttgacttgggaaacgtgtgtttttgttatgtagtgtgttgagttaaagttaaagttaaaatttttgaattggaaaatgtatatttttgttgtgtagtgtattgagttaaagttaaaatcaataactccgaatccaaacggggcataAGACTACGTTTGTTAAACTCAAAGGGATTTAGCTTAGTGATTAAGGAGAATGTCAAGTAATCACCGGATCTCGAGTTCGAAATCTCTTGGAGCCATCTGAATTCCTTTGGTGTAATTACATGCTCCGTGTATCGTCAGGAGTTCACAGAGTCCTGAGATAAGTTGGACGAAACCTGTACACCCcgaattaacaaaaaaaaattgctatcTTTAAAATTCTAAAGTATAGAGAATTACCATATTTAGTTATGTTGGGGTGGAAAATTCTATGTTGCAATTACTAAAAGTGGTGGTATAGTCAGGGACGGAGCCAGGAATAATGTTTAGGGGGGGCAAAAgtcaaacaataaaataattcaggggggcattgatt
This genomic window contains:
- the LOC116215165 gene encoding 26S proteasome non-ATPase regulatory subunit 13 homolog B-like, whose product is MTLSLSHSHFPLSSLESAMAALQYLDSLRNAHPEMAEWSNALADLYQKKLWHQLTLKLEQFVAHAVSQAGDLLIQLYHNFITDFETKINLLKLAHFAVIVSRQYAEREAAISYLEGVMEKLQATREQRIEEPILYIKMQIALFKLDYDQKECKKLLEEGKSTLDSMTDIDPSVYASYYWVSCQYHKVRREYAEFYRNALLYLAYTSVESMSDSFKQDLAFDLSLSALLGDNVYNFGELLAHPIIKSLVGTKVEWLYYILQAFNSGDLARYQELCRVHNAALTAQPGLVENEKKLLEKINILCLMEIIFSRPSEDRTIPLSIIAERTKLSVEDVEHLLMKSLSVHLIEGIIDQVEGTVHVSWVQPRVLGIQQIKSLRDRLDGWMDKVHSALLSIEAETPDLVAS